Below is a window of 'Nostoc azollae' 0708 DNA.
TATGAGCGTAGGCAAGCAGCAGATAACTAGCCACTAAACTTGCAATACCTAAAGATGTGGGTATACCACAAAATGCAGCCACTCTGCGGATCATTCGCTGGCTGACGACTTTAGGAATCGCCATTTCTTCCTTGTTAAAAGGTGGCTGTTTTTGCTGTTTTTGGCTTGATTCCAGTTCTTTGACTACGGATTGACTTTTAGCTTTTGCAGGTTTTTGACGCTTTTTGTTTGGCTCAAAAGGTAAACGACTGCGTTCTGATTCTTCAGCAGGCATAAGCGTGACTTCCTAACCACGAATACCGAGACGAGCGATCAAAGCTTGATATTTTTCCCGATTGTCCTTCTGGATATAACCCAGAAGACGCTTACGTTGTCCGATCATCTTCAATAATCCTCTCCGGGAAGAATGATCTTTCTTATTAGCCTGGAGGTGTTGGCTGAGGCGGTTGATCCGATCAGTCAACATAGCGATTTGGACATCCGCAGAACCGGTATCGGTTTCATGCACTTGGAAGCCAGAGATGAGTTCTTGTTTGCGCCGTTGCGTCAGAGCCATGATCGATTAAATTTCTATTTTTTCTAAATGGATGTAGCAGTCTCTTATAATATCACAGCCATTAAAGTCTGTGGTGAATTAGCTTTGTGATAGGTGGGATGGTTAGCTGAAACAAATATCCTGTATAGATTACGACAATGCTTTAGTATTGGTGAGCTATCACCTGTAGTGCATTTTCCAACAACAGATCAGGAAACAGAGAACAGGAAAAAAATTGTTAATTAACCGGACTTGATATCACTCCTGTCCTTGATAACGCATATTTTGTACCATTGTTAAACATTTAGTGTTAAAGATTTAGAAAAATGTATTTTTTGAACATCAAAGGTTCTCAGGATTTGTCATTGTCAATAAATAACAAAGGTAATGTTTATGGCAAGACGAGACTTTAAAT
It encodes the following:
- the rpsO gene encoding 30S ribosomal protein S15, which encodes MALTQRRKQELISGFQVHETDTGSADVQIAMLTDRINRLSQHLQANKKDHSSRRGLLKMIGQRKRLLGYIQKDNREKYQALIARLGIRG
- a CDS encoding PAM68 family protein — protein: MPAEESERSRLPFEPNKKRQKPAKAKSQSVVKELESSQKQQKQPPFNKEEMAIPKVVSQRMIRRVAAFCGIPTSLGIASLVASYLLLAYAHIQLPPITVLLVNMGLFALGVLGITYGVLSASWDEERPGNIIGLSEFSTNWGRMAEVWRETRKKNV